In the Pectinophora gossypiella chromosome 27, ilPecGoss1.1, whole genome shotgun sequence genome, AGCATTCTAGGGCTAGTTCAAAGTTGACGTTGTTGATGGACGTCTCGACGCCGCGGCCATCATTCAGGTTGCACGTGTAGTCTACGGCTTCTACTTCTTGAAACTGCTGGTCGAATATTCTCTTCCCGAGACAGCCGACCGACTGCCGCGGCGGATTCACCTCCGAGTCGTTTCCAGACGACTCTAAGGTTTTGTTGTGCTCTTCATAAAAGTTTTTCCATGTTGTAGTGGCTTCATTTGTTACGAATTCcctggaaaataaaaaataatattatttttggcaACAAACCATTGAACTGAGCAGCTTATAGTCTAAAGATCacacatttaatttaggtataagtttctgtgttcgttttccatgttcctatatagaaaatatatgTGCATTATTTGTCtattgatgtgatgtcattataatgtataaagTTTGTAATCCGTGTCTGCGGTGTCCTAATAATGTTTCTTTCTGAAGACCCAAATATGAAccgtatatcatcatcatcatcagcccattatcgtccccactgctggggcacaggccttccctatggagatcgggccttaaaccatcacgcgggcccagtgcggattgatggttattaacgactgctaatgcagccgggaccaacggcttaacgtgccttccgaagcacagaggagttcgttaattgttttttttttttgtaccgtATATATAAAGAGAATAGATAATAGTAACAAGCAACATTGTAAGCACTCACGCGACCCCGGTCCTGCGAGAGAAGCTGACGCGGCGGCTCTTGCCGGTGTCAGTGGGGGTGGCGACGTTGAACTCGAGCTCCGAGAACGGCGCGCGCGGCGGACGCTGGCTTTTCAGAATCGACGATCTGCGTTTCCTTCTGGAAATATACATAACAATACAACGTAAGctaacaattaaaacacataataacctgttcttaccgcgttcaaagcagggatatgagactcccaatatttcgacactgttgcaagtgccatgatcatggcacCCATGAACCTtgaaccgcgtaaacttaaaacaatgtaaaacatAAGCTCATTAGGTatcccaatgagggactttcccgactactttccccaaaaaaatatagatggcgctgtacagattttccttcgtttaaccttctaatttcatggataacagacatacgcatgttttatctttgtttttgggtataaatgatgagccttgctattacacccaggcactaGAGATCTTCCACctaatattattctgatcaaaataaagagaagcaatataggtagcaccATAATTCTATACTATATCTgaaccaaatatcaaacaacaatattttttatacatcaAGAGATCCTGTCAAGATcttgtggccaatgatgatgccATTACATgatacttttaaataattatgtacaccaGTACTGAAAAAATCatattaaatctgtacaacaccATGTatatgttactacttactggtgtaagttagtagtcgttacatgagccatgtcaggggcctttggcggctcaatagtaaccctgacaccagggttgatggggttggtaatccacctcacaatccacacgatagaagaagaccatgtatatttttttggggaaagttcctcattggcACAATCAAATGTATTTTgttaagaacgtctagagccctatgtcagttactgaataaagatattttcgaatttaaatttgaacatCTTttggaagatgaactaagtgcccatgcctcaccaagctttctgttagaccaatgtttCCTTTCTCaatgtgcttatgttttttcaGTGTACCTTTCTTCATTTGTTTCAGGCTATGATGCTtttatctattgtgtctggctATGACACCTGTCTCTTTTGTTTGAGGCTATGATGCCTTTCTCTTGGGAGACTACCTAGCATACATAAGCATGTATGCTGGCTATATTTTGGCAACATTAGAATATTGCCAAAACAATGCAAGACAATCtacttcttattgtgtgggttgtgaggtggattaccaacctcatcaaccctggaagacaagacaataaaagttttatttaattaataacaaactacATAAAGCATTTGGAACATCATCTGTTAAGTTGATTTATGCGTAAGCTGAAATGATATGAAATAtgatattttgattttattataaatatataagtatttgtaagtatttatattaaaacatgTTCATGCCTCATTTAACATCAAAGAAACTACTTATGCTGGGTGAGGTCTTTTTGGTCCCAAAGGGATGCCtctattaataaataactttgATGAATCAGTAAATAACATTGACACAAGACATTTATTTCATCTTACACagaccaaaatattattattacatatctcccaatacaataatattcaaatgtcaataaacaaaaaaaaaacaaaaacttgcctgtactatctgttttctttgtatgtttcttgtgtctgtttcattgtgtacaaataaataaataaaaactagctTATGTGaagttaagaataaaaataacattcataGCTATTAAcctaaagtcgtaagaccgaatgtccttttaaaatccaaaacccattgtttaactattgtatctggaaatctcggccttacgaggttaaaatttaaaggaaaaattaaaataatataataatatgactaCACAAGCGATTGTCTATGTaaatgtttcataaatgttagtTCTGAAGAATTTAAGCTCTAACTGTCAACTCTTAACATTATGTGGTGTCCTGGAATAATCAATACTTCTTTCCTTCTACATTGTGTACTAGAAATGCGGTATTTGATTTGTGTACAAGTGTGTAATTTAGActattttttgtcattattaACTATATTACTGTACCGTACCGACTTTATTGAATGTCGTGATCCCAAACTAGGCATTatatcacaaagtgttttttgtgatatgtccgggattcgaacccgggaccgcaACTTATCTGGGACAGCTGAACAAAAAAATCTCCTGTTTCCTCAGAGATAAAACAGACGTGTTTCTGCTGTTTCAGTgttgaaataaaaacaacttactttGCCCCAGCGTCCGAAGCTTTGCTGAGTTGTGTATCGTCCATTTTTAAACAACTTCAAAGTAAACAACCTCAAGCAATAACTAATAACTCcattatcttaataaaaaccTATTCTTGCTTCAATTAACTCGCTTTTCTATAAATTCCTTTCAAAATAAACACAACAACGGCATTTCTCATTCAAAATCCGTTTGACGTTTATTTGAATTCAAACTTTTTTAATTCAGTGTTGCCAATTACCATTAATAATTTTAGGTTCTAGATGTCTGGGATTTGAGACCTTTCCTTTTAGCGcgtaatttaacaatattaaaataaggtATGAAAGTATTTCCTACTTAAAATACAACAGAACTATTGAAAAACTCTAGAACgctattttgaataaatatatatgtgaatAGCTCCGCTCCAGCTATGCTTTTATTTGAAAATCTACCGCCCACCAGATGTATTAAGGTATTAAATAACTAgctatataaataatatcatgtacttacaGAACAAATACTACACAGAAAGCAGTGATGGCCAAAAGACTTGTGTAAAGGGAACAGATCGTTAGCCAGATAAGAATGACGGCATAGTCTACATTCACTTGACCTGACATCAGAACAATAATTTCGATTTCTACATTTTTGGGTccattgtttttaaaatactataatttTACAACCAAAACTATGCCAAAATATTGGCATATTACTAACCGGTAATTTGATaatatttgtcaattttattttcttttgaacTGCCAGAAATTAAGTAAAGGAGATTATAAGATTTATATAATCTTCTTCGGTCAAGGATGGTCTTTGTCTTCGGTATTCCAATTCGGTAGCGACATCTATCCATTTTGacaattttaaatcattttcgCTACTCGATACTAGATGGCGCAACCATATCAGTTTTTTAAAGGATACGTTTTGTTTGTGCTTGAATATGTACCAATTACAAGTTTAATGTTGtgaaattattttaatgtttaaaacaatataataatcatGTGAGAGTGATGTTTTTTGAAGGTAAACacgtaatattaaaaaaaacataagcaaaatgtatttagtttttttcttgCATTTAGTTGCTAtggttttaatttgttttagaagCAACAAAACGTAGAGATGTCATATGACTACCCAATGCTGCCAATCTTACGAACTAGTCCTCCATCTTGGGGCAGCTGATGTTTTGTTTGAGATAGAACAAATTACGAAAATATCGTATATTTAATCTCAAGATGGGTTATTCAGCCGTTCCAATCGCTGTTTTCACCGTCCTATGGGGCGTAGTTGGTATCATTTGCCCTTTCTTTGCGCCTAAAGGACCTAACAGAGGGTAAGTTGTACTTCACCTTGTTGCACCAACATTTTTTGGAATTTCCATGTATTAAACTGTGTTTCCTCCTTCATTCCAGCATCATCCAGGTCGTGTTAATGTTAACAGCAGCTACGTGCTGGTTGTTGTAAGTATTCCTTTCTTTCTATGTGTATTAGTCATACCATATAGTCATGCACTAGAAGCGAGTTGAAGCGACCCTTACTTGATCATAAAATTCTCTTATAAAACTATTAGGGATGTAGAACGATTACAACGTAGTCTCTTACCCTTGAACTAGATCCTTTTTAGTAATTAAGTTGTTGATAATGTCCTAAAACATGTAATAAGATTTCTACTCAATTCCCATAAtgcatttatttgcaataaaaatggtatagtTAAAATGGTAGAGAGTAGGCATGTCTTCTTCATAAAGTTACTGTTGGCATTATAATGATATTTAGTATTCTCTTCCTTTTTGCAGTCATGTCCTCAAGATATTTAACATTCAATTTCAATGCCATTTATTTAACTAAAATCGCAAAACAaacttacaatttaaaaaataaataaaagactgttaaccctttcacggacagaggccatgggtcattgatggttcataataggtagtatgtcAACTTGAAattggaacgtcattagacgttctgtccttgaatgTGTTAAATCCCCTGTGTAGTGCATCTTTACAACATAAAGGTCTCTTCTAGCTATTTCTATTTCATTCTTAGTCAGATTTAGATTCTGTTGCTCTTTGCAGTCTTATCCCCAAGACATTAAACATAATTAACTCATATATTATGACTACAGTCAAATATTAActcatattatatattttaaggtACCTATATCCATTTTAAAACTACAACAATAGTTTTCAATTCTTTTTCACTCACTTGGTTAGTCTATTGGACTGATAATGGCAATCTAGAAAGTTAGTTTGTCAAGTCttataatcttataataggcctTTTATTTCATAACTAAATTAGGAttcattttcactaacacagttgactcaaccattatagatggtgttatgtctcaccacctatcaagttggtctaagaGATGACTgtgtgaggtgtggatacttagttcatcttgaaatGCATGTACATGTGACTACCACAACTGGGAtatagttcttcttctatcgtgtggtttatgaggtggattaccaaccccatcaaccattagttgtgaggttatgttatgtgacaTCGGGATAAAGTTTATAAGTGAAAGCAGATCTTCTAACTAGATATTGTATGTACGTTCCAGCTGGCTGTGCGCGTACATGGTGCAGATGAACCCGCTCATCGGGCCTAGACTCAACAACGAGACCCTCATTTGGATATCCCGCACTTGGGTAAGATTCACCTTTATGAATAAAACTCATTGCTATCTGAGATATGTATTCATTTGGCCAACTTCGGCTCTCCGTTCAGTCACTTAAAAACTATATTAgtcatgaatttgaatttactttgCGAGGAAATTATGCACTTTTAGTACGAGacttacgtacagttttaatgatttttgtatgtgacaaattaaatacacttaattttcaataacaaaatttacgtccttggaatgttggagctaccaatttaatggtagcACAGTGGTGACACTTAtgtcatcaagggctagcaatgtCATATAGCGGCTTGtcgtaggattgagcatacctgattttcttataccatgactaACCTTATCCCCTCGATAAGGGCCACTTCAGGCTATTTAAGCGATATGTCGTTAAGGATTAAGGGAGCGCGCAGACATTCGGTCTcgctcgcacacacacacggtAAGGTTGAGATTTTATATGGAATATCTGGGGCTGTCCTAATATCTACTTCTGAAAGAGATTGCTTCTGttttaattgatttatttgttcAAAGAGAATTATTTCTTCATAGAACAGGAcagtacttttattattttataaacaaaatatacctccaccaacctgcattggagcagcgtggtggagtatgctccataccccctccggttgattgaggggacgcctgtgcccagtattgagacgtatataggctatttatgtaaacaaaatatatttaagtacccTATGTGGATAGTTCCATAAATTGAAATtccacaattaaaacacataataaggttcttaccgcgttaagaTCGATTCgccatttttaataaaattatgataataaccacgtaaacctcaaacaatgaagttccatagtctctgcttaccccggtgggaaataagcgtgaatttatgtatgtctaGTCTAGATTATTAGTGCAACACCTCAAAACAATAGGATcttttctgtcgtgtgggttggaCAATAGgataaaattgttattatcaGGAATAGTTCTCTAGGAATAGTTCATAGGTACTCATATACATAACTTCACGCCACTTTTATTTCATACGttttgttaaattttattttatttctaaagtaGACGAAGGCAAATCAAGACTCGTTTTTTTGTTTACTAAATGACCTCAAGTCAAGGAAAACAGCcaatgatattttttatgtattgatttttgccATTAGAgtgtttaaaaaggccacttgcTTTTATGCGtataaatgtgaaatagcaatattgtttttagatgaattgctttttaggatttggaggtccgggtttgattctcgATGTCccactgtcgaaaatcactttgtgagattgtcctttgtttggctatgACAGTGCAgactgaatcacctggttgtctgaaaatgtaagatgataccgtgcttcggaaggcacgttaagccgttggtcccgggtcactagcccaaatgcctccatcaacttttttttttttttaaagaacgtctgggaccctgtgccgtggtttttcttgcagcttcttttccccggctgtacaggtgatgagaagctgcagtagttttaggcggatgagacggtcgttatgtaaaattgacgattcaaagtgtaactatgttacctactgaacagCGTTGCCGGGAGTTTTGAACTTTTTGAGTGAAATGAAAAAAGCGGGATTCTTCCTTCGAAAGCGGGACAAAGTTTTTGATTAagtatttatcttttaatttgagttcaaattacgtttacgtgacaatagataacaaaaatatccacagtaaatgtattttaatacatacatacatacaaaaactcacgcccgttatccctaatggggtgggcagagccacaagtaatcaaagacaacttgcagccactgttgatacgatgtattttaataaaatacgatATTTTTAATCAGATTTACCCTATAGTTCAATAATTGATCTTCTATTCGtcttctgaataaaaaaaacggaaatcaaaatttaaaaaaaatatttattcgaacttaattattaaagttttattagttttatttattacacacttgtctgtgccatccgcccgcgctttctcagtacgttgcacgcacggtcgagttattcccgaaaagcgggactgagcctgtcccgcgcgggacattaaattttgatttcaaaatcgggacgtctggcaacgctgctactgaaaaaagatatttttgaatttgaataccgtTACCATAATTTCGTCTTTATACGTGTACTTAGTTAAAAGtgtctgatttgactagttggaaaccagcctattgCGCATCGTGGCGGGCCTCGCACGTGTATAGTACATCGCAATCATTCCAATGCACTATCATAGTGTAGTATAGTATGGAGCATgcatacaatggccccgatt is a window encoding:
- the LOC126379027 gene encoding V-type proton ATPase subunit e 2-like, with amino-acid sequence MGYSAVPIAVFTVLWGVVGIICPFFAPKGPNRGIIQVVLMLTAATCWLFWLCAYMVQMNPLIGPRLNNETLIWISRTWGNPITN